From Streptosporangium album, the proteins below share one genomic window:
- a CDS encoding LysE family translocator codes for MVPTSTFLIFAVASLALVMVPGPNHLYIVTRAISQGRAAGMASAFGVETGTLVHIAAAAAGLSYVVARSAALFNVIKWAGVAYLVYLGVRTLTRRQQLTARETTPQPLRAIFLEGMVVNVLNPKVILFFLALLPQFVHLEAGSVPLQIVILGGTLLILGLVSDMIYAVSAGALGTRLRGRSGLLRNFSGIVYLGLGVATALTGRSA; via the coding sequence ATGGTCCCCACGTCCACATTCCTGATCTTCGCGGTGGCGTCTCTGGCACTGGTCATGGTGCCCGGGCCGAACCACCTCTACATCGTCACCCGGGCCATCTCCCAGGGCCGGGCGGCCGGGATGGCGAGCGCGTTCGGCGTGGAGACCGGCACCCTGGTGCACATCGCCGCGGCGGCGGCCGGGCTCTCCTACGTGGTCGCCCGGTCCGCCGCGCTCTTCAATGTGATCAAGTGGGCCGGGGTGGCCTACCTGGTCTATCTGGGCGTCCGGACGCTGACCCGCAGGCAGCAGCTCACCGCCCGGGAGACCACGCCGCAGCCGCTGCGCGCGATCTTCCTCGAAGGCATGGTCGTCAACGTGCTCAATCCCAAGGTGATCCTGTTCTTCCTGGCGCTCCTGCCGCAGTTCGTGCACCTGGAGGCGGGATCGGTGCCCCTGCAGATCGTGATCCTGGGAGGCACCCTCCTGATCCTCGGCCTGGTCTCCGACATGATCTACGCTGTGAGCGCCGGTGCGCTCGGCACGCGACTGCGCGGCCGTTCAGGCCTGCTCCGTAACTTCAGCGGAATCGTCTACCTGGGACTCGGCGTCGCCACCGCCCTCACCGGCCGGTCGGCCTGA
- a CDS encoding TetR/AcrR family transcriptional regulator C-terminal domain-containing protein — MGTEHVQGPVWAREAARRRPKLTREAIVAAAIRIADGEGADAVSIRRVATELGARAMSLYTHIERKEDLLDLMTDEVSAEILIKGELPGDWREAISAIARRTREMVRRHPWLVDLVSRRPNASPNGLRHAEQSLAALSALPLTTERRLWIIAAVDDYTMGSVIREVMHTPRRYGGAEAERDELMQPYLRELVGSGEFPHLAPLLGGGVPNAGGGTDEDFERGLRWLLDGIAGDLLRE; from the coding sequence GTGGGAACCGAACACGTACAGGGACCGGTCTGGGCGCGGGAGGCGGCCAGGCGCCGCCCGAAGCTGACACGTGAGGCGATCGTGGCGGCCGCGATCAGGATCGCCGACGGCGAGGGGGCGGACGCCGTCTCGATCCGCCGGGTGGCCACCGAGCTCGGAGCGCGCGCGATGAGCCTCTACACCCACATCGAGCGCAAGGAGGACCTGCTCGACCTCATGACGGACGAGGTCAGCGCCGAGATCCTGATCAAGGGGGAGCTGCCGGGCGACTGGCGTGAGGCGATCTCGGCCATCGCGCGGCGCACGCGGGAGATGGTCCGCCGTCACCCCTGGCTGGTGGACCTCGTCTCCCGGCGGCCGAATGCCAGCCCCAACGGACTGCGGCACGCCGAGCAGTCGCTGGCCGCACTGTCGGCCCTGCCCCTCACGACGGAGCGGAGGCTGTGGATCATCGCCGCGGTCGACGACTACACCATGGGTTCCGTGATCCGGGAGGTGATGCACACACCGCGCAGGTACGGAGGGGCGGAGGCGGAACGCGACGAACTGATGCAGCCCTATCTGCGCGAGCTCGTCGGCAGCGGTGAGTTCCCCCACCTCGCGCCGCTGCTCGGAGGTGGCGTCCCGAACGCCGGTGGCGGTACCGACGAGGACTTCGAGCGCGGCCTACGCTGGCTGCTCGACGGTATCGCGGGGGATCTCCTCCGGGAGTGA
- a CDS encoding N-acyl-D-amino-acid deacylase family protein encodes MSFDVLVVGGQVLDGTGSPVFRADVGITGDRIVAVGRLGGAEAATVIDASGRHVMPGLIDCHAHGDALVFDQKVQLAALRQGVTTFVLGQDGLSFAPASTPETFAYATRYFAAVNGVHPSADGPLSVRELLAGYDRATALNTAYLLPHGTIRYDVMGAAERAASAAELARMLTHVERGLSEGAVGLSTGLEYAPGRYADAGEIAALCAPLGGLPYVTHMRGYGALAGTGMAEVTDIARRSGAAVHVSHYHGPASTLLPMMDRARLDGLDVTFDTYPYLRGSTILAMVALPSWIPAADTGRALELLESEPVEWDPAIWPRITLSHVPGAEWAEGLSLPAAAAEAGVEPGEFCRRILIDTRLEAGCVTARPDEGPEGEESVRAILRHPCHTGGSDGIYVGGHPHPRGYGAFARMLGHHVRETGDWALEQAAVHLSSHPARRFALAGRGLIRPGQAADVVVLDAAEVSDRATYAAPRTLATGVDDVLVSGVPVLTGGKLTGATPGRALRP; translated from the coding sequence ATGTCTTTCGATGTGTTGGTCGTAGGCGGCCAGGTTCTGGACGGCACCGGCTCCCCGGTCTTCCGGGCGGATGTGGGCATCACCGGGGACCGGATCGTCGCGGTGGGCCGGTTGGGCGGCGCGGAGGCCGCGACGGTGATCGACGCGTCCGGCCGGCACGTCATGCCCGGTCTGATCGACTGCCACGCGCATGGAGACGCCCTGGTGTTCGACCAGAAGGTGCAGCTCGCCGCGCTCCGCCAGGGCGTGACCACGTTCGTCCTCGGCCAGGACGGACTGTCCTTCGCGCCCGCCTCCACCCCGGAGACCTTCGCCTACGCCACGCGCTACTTCGCGGCCGTCAACGGGGTCCACCCGTCGGCCGACGGGCCGCTCAGCGTGCGGGAGCTGCTGGCCGGCTACGACCGGGCGACCGCGTTGAACACCGCCTACCTGTTGCCGCACGGCACGATCCGCTACGACGTGATGGGCGCCGCCGAGCGGGCCGCGTCCGCCGCGGAGCTGGCCCGCATGCTCACCCACGTCGAGCGCGGCCTGTCGGAGGGGGCCGTGGGACTGTCGACCGGCCTGGAGTACGCCCCGGGTCGTTACGCGGACGCCGGGGAGATCGCCGCGCTCTGCGCGCCGCTGGGTGGCCTGCCGTACGTGACGCACATGCGCGGGTACGGCGCGCTGGCGGGGACGGGCATGGCCGAGGTGACGGACATCGCCCGGCGGTCGGGCGCCGCCGTGCACGTCTCGCACTACCACGGCCCGGCGTCGACCCTGCTGCCGATGATGGACCGGGCCCGGCTCGACGGGCTGGACGTCACCTTCGACACCTACCCCTACCTGCGGGGCAGCACGATCCTGGCGATGGTGGCGCTGCCGTCGTGGATCCCCGCCGCCGACACCGGCCGGGCACTGGAGCTGCTGGAATCCGAACCTGTCGAGTGGGATCCGGCGATCTGGCCGAGGATCACCCTCTCGCACGTGCCGGGCGCCGAGTGGGCCGAGGGGCTGTCGCTCCCGGCCGCCGCCGCCGAGGCCGGGGTCGAACCGGGCGAGTTCTGCCGCCGCATCCTGATCGACACCCGGCTGGAGGCCGGCTGCGTGACGGCCCGCCCCGACGAGGGCCCCGAGGGCGAGGAGTCGGTCCGCGCGATCCTGCGCCACCCGTGCCACACGGGCGGCTCCGACGGCATCTACGTCGGCGGGCACCCCCACCCCCGGGGCTACGGCGCGTTCGCCCGCATGCTGGGCCACCACGTCCGCGAGACCGGGGACTGGGCGCTGGAGCAGGCCGCCGTCCACCTCTCCTCCCACCCGGCCCGCCGCTTCGCGCTCGCGGGCCGGGGCCTGATCCGCCCCGGGCAGGCCGCCGACGTCGTCGTCCTCGACGCCGCGGAGGTCTCCGACCGGGCCACCTACGCCGCCCCGCGCACCCTGGCCACCGGTGTCGACGACGTCCTCGTGTCCGGCGTCCCCGTCCTCACCGGGGGGAAGCTCACCGGAGCCACCCCCGGACGGGCACTGCGTCCCTGA
- a CDS encoding DHA2 family efflux MFS transporter permease subunit, translated as MTATQAPPSARFDPALRGVALAVVLGTIMTTLDTTIVNVALNVLGRDLDASLSTVQWVITGYLLALSMTIPITGWAIERFGAKATWIVSLALFGAGSILCGAAWSAGSLIAFRALQGIGGGLLMPVAQTMLTRAAGPERLGRVMAVISIPGMLAPALGPLAGGLLLDHLSWRWMFYVNVPVCAVALLLAVRLLPRDEERRPESRLDLLGLALLSPGLAATVYGLSQVGEGTAGTQAFAGLLLGAVLMAAFVAHSLRGAGRALLDVRLFRDRAFTASTVTLFVYSVGVFGVLLLVPLYSQTVSGPGVLAAGLLVAPMGAGAIVTMLIAGRLTDRLGPHRPGITGILIVLAGMFACTRVDVSTGPVLMAAAMFVIGLGHGLVTPSIMASAYRTLPRPALPGAATASQILIRVGSALGAAVTAVVLQSLIRSQGTGVGTFATTFRWSLVIVAVAVVPALLIPRRPAPPA; from the coding sequence ATGACCGCGACGCAGGCTCCCCCATCCGCCCGGTTCGATCCCGCGCTCCGCGGCGTCGCCCTCGCGGTGGTGCTCGGCACGATCATGACCACGCTCGACACGACCATCGTCAACGTCGCGCTCAACGTCCTCGGCCGCGACCTGGACGCCTCGCTCAGCACGGTCCAGTGGGTGATCACCGGCTACCTGCTGGCCCTGTCGATGACGATCCCGATCACCGGCTGGGCGATCGAGCGGTTCGGCGCCAAGGCGACCTGGATCGTCTCGCTGGCCCTGTTCGGCGCCGGGTCGATCCTGTGCGGTGCCGCCTGGTCAGCCGGATCCCTGATCGCCTTCCGGGCGCTGCAGGGCATCGGCGGCGGACTCCTCATGCCGGTCGCGCAGACCATGCTCACCCGCGCGGCGGGCCCCGAGCGGCTGGGGCGGGTGATGGCCGTGATCTCGATCCCGGGGATGCTCGCCCCCGCCCTCGGCCCGCTGGCCGGTGGGCTGCTCCTCGACCATCTCAGCTGGCGGTGGATGTTCTACGTCAACGTGCCGGTCTGCGCGGTCGCGCTGCTGCTGGCCGTACGGCTGCTCCCGCGTGACGAGGAGCGCCGTCCAGAAAGTCGCCTGGACCTCCTCGGCCTGGCCCTGCTCTCGCCCGGCCTCGCCGCAACGGTCTACGGGCTCTCCCAGGTCGGCGAGGGGACGGCCGGCACGCAGGCGTTCGCGGGGCTGCTGCTCGGCGCCGTGCTCATGGCGGCGTTCGTCGCCCACTCGTTGCGCGGGGCCGGACGCGCTCTGCTCGATGTGCGGCTCTTCCGCGACCGGGCCTTCACCGCCTCGACGGTGACCCTGTTCGTCTACTCCGTGGGGGTCTTCGGCGTGCTGCTGCTGGTCCCGTTGTACTCCCAGACCGTCTCGGGACCGGGCGTGCTGGCGGCGGGACTGCTGGTCGCCCCCATGGGGGCAGGCGCGATCGTCACCATGCTGATCGCCGGACGCCTCACCGACCGGCTCGGCCCCCACCGGCCCGGCATCACCGGGATCCTGATCGTGCTCGCCGGGATGTTCGCCTGCACCCGGGTCGACGTCTCCACCGGCCCCGTGCTGATGGCGGCCGCGATGTTCGTCATCGGCCTCGGGCACGGACTCGTCACACCGTCGATCATGGCGTCCGCCTACCGCACTCTGCCCCGGCCGGCCCTTCCCGGGGCGGCGACGGCCTCGCAGATCCTGATCAGGGTGGGGTCCGCCCTCGGCGCGGCGGTGACCGCCGTCGTCCTGCAGTCCCTCATCCGCTCGCAGGGCACGGGCGTCGGGACCTTCGCGACGACCTTCCGGTGGAGCCTGGTGATCGTCGCGGTCGCCGTCGTCCCCGCCCTGCTCATTCCCCGCCGCCCGGCACCCCCGGCGTGA
- a CDS encoding alanine racemase, whose protein sequence is MKGIVDPGGAVGSSLFGGAFTFPVMVAHRGALEHNIATLAAFAREHGLIMVPHAKTTMSPELVRAQLDAGAWGLTAATPSQALTLREFGVSRIILANQVFDPAGLDALAAWLEEDPAAEFLCFVDSVAGVEALSRHAGRRPFRVLAELGHEGGRGGSRTLAHLLEVASAAQAADGVELAGVAGYEGSLASAAEVRAYLHRLLEALEHLRVRDPILSVGGSQWFDVIGRELAACQARIMLRSGAYVSHDDGYYRERTPYTRIEGELRPALEIWAHVLTVPEPGLAVVGFGKRDAPFDEGLPVPRGAVADATVLKVQDQHAVLRLVPGSPVKPGDLVSFGISHPCTAFDKWRVMPVVDDDYVVVDLLTTCF, encoded by the coding sequence GTGAAGGGGATCGTGGACCCCGGCGGGGCCGTGGGATCGTCGCTGTTCGGCGGGGCGTTCACCTTCCCCGTGATGGTGGCGCACCGCGGCGCGCTGGAGCACAACATCGCGACGCTCGCGGCCTTCGCCAGGGAGCACGGCCTGATCATGGTCCCGCACGCCAAGACGACCATGTCGCCCGAGCTGGTCCGCGCCCAGCTCGACGCGGGCGCCTGGGGGCTGACGGCCGCCACTCCCAGCCAGGCGCTCACCCTGCGCGAGTTCGGCGTCTCCCGGATCATCCTGGCCAACCAGGTCTTCGACCCGGCGGGGCTCGACGCCCTGGCGGCCTGGCTGGAGGAGGATCCGGCGGCCGAGTTCCTGTGTTTCGTGGACTCGGTGGCCGGGGTGGAGGCGCTGTCGCGGCACGCGGGACGCAGGCCGTTCCGGGTGCTGGCCGAGCTCGGGCACGAGGGCGGGCGGGGCGGCAGCCGCACGCTCGCCCACCTGCTGGAGGTCGCCTCGGCGGCGCAGGCCGCGGACGGTGTGGAGCTCGCGGGCGTCGCCGGGTACGAAGGATCGCTGGCGTCGGCCGCCGAGGTGCGGGCCTACCTGCACCGCCTGCTGGAGGCCTTGGAGCACCTGCGGGTGCGCGACCCGATCCTGTCGGTGGGCGGCAGCCAGTGGTTCGACGTGATCGGCCGGGAGCTCGCCGCCTGCCAGGCCAGGATCATGCTGCGCAGCGGCGCTTACGTCTCCCATGACGACGGCTACTACCGCGAGCGAACGCCGTACACCCGGATCGAGGGCGAGCTGCGGCCCGCGCTGGAGATCTGGGCGCACGTGCTGACCGTCCCCGAGCCGGGGCTGGCCGTCGTCGGGTTCGGCAAGCGGGACGCCCCTTTCGACGAGGGGCTTCCGGTGCCGCGCGGGGCCGTCGCGGACGCCACGGTGCTCAAGGTCCAGGACCAGCACGCGGTCCTGCGGCTCGTTCCGGGCTCGCCGGTCAAGCCCGGGGATCTGGTGTCCTTCGGCATCTCCCATCCGTGCACCGCTTTCGACAAGTGGCGGGTCATGCCGGTGGTGGACGACGACTATGTGGTCGTCGACCTGTTGACGACCTGTTTCTAG
- a CDS encoding response regulator transcription factor, translating into MTRLGGVSLTAVDDVPGKVLVVDDDEVIRQLIAVNLTLEGFQVETAYDGQDCLDRVLEVMPDVITLDVMMPRLDGWMTATRLRGDEGTRHIRVVLITARAQDDDKRRGLDIGVDAYLTKPFDPAELIQVVRTLALATREG; encoded by the coding sequence ATGACCCGGTTGGGAGGAGTTAGCCTCACGGCCGTGGACGACGTTCCGGGCAAGGTATTGGTGGTGGATGACGACGAGGTCATCCGGCAACTCATCGCGGTCAACCTGACCTTGGAGGGATTCCAGGTGGAGACCGCCTACGACGGGCAGGACTGCCTTGATCGGGTGCTTGAGGTGATGCCCGACGTGATCACACTCGACGTGATGATGCCCAGGTTGGACGGCTGGATGACCGCCACCAGGCTGCGGGGTGACGAGGGGACCCGCCACATCAGGGTGGTTCTGATCACCGCGCGGGCGCAGGACGACGACAAGCGCCGGGGACTCGACATCGGAGTCGACGCCTACCTCACCAAGCCGTTCGACCCGGCCGAGCTCATCCAGGTCGTCCGCACCCTGGCCCTGGCCACCCGCGAAGGCTAG
- a CDS encoding alpha/beta fold hydrolase: protein MLPVVFIHGIRVSATMWGPVLARLDRPATAVDLPGHGTRRGEPFSMDAATSAVADAIDALGGRALVAGLSLGGYVGIAAAERFPGRVAGLMAMGCTSRSTAMAGIYRSVASVAARHPSRANRVSSSVLRRLLPGAAGAAMVAGGLSCEVLPQAVEAVTGHDQLAALAAYPGRVWLVNGARDPFRVGERDFLRACRDGRLILIPCRGHLGVMRDPGPLARLVGDLCDQADRPVRAVATPSPR from the coding sequence ATGTTGCCCGTCGTCTTCATCCATGGAATCCGGGTCAGCGCGACCATGTGGGGTCCCGTTCTCGCCCGTCTCGACCGGCCCGCGACGGCCGTGGACCTGCCGGGGCACGGAACCCGCCGCGGTGAGCCGTTCTCGATGGACGCGGCGACCTCGGCGGTGGCGGACGCGATCGACGCGCTCGGCGGCCGGGCCCTCGTGGCGGGGCTGTCGCTGGGCGGCTACGTCGGCATCGCCGCCGCCGAACGCTTCCCCGGCCGGGTCGCCGGGCTGATGGCCATGGGGTGCACGTCCAGGAGTACGGCGATGGCCGGGATCTACCGGTCCGTCGCGTCGGTCGCCGCGCGTCACCCGTCGCGCGCCAACCGGGTCAGCTCCTCCGTCCTCCGCCGCCTCCTGCCTGGCGCGGCCGGGGCGGCGATGGTGGCGGGAGGGCTGTCGTGCGAGGTGCTGCCGCAGGCCGTCGAGGCCGTCACCGGACACGACCAGCTCGCGGCACTGGCCGCCTACCCTGGACGCGTGTGGCTGGTGAACGGCGCCCGCGACCCGTTCCGGGTCGGCGAGCGCGACTTCCTGCGCGCCTGCCGGGACGGGCGGCTGATCCTGATCCCCTGCCGGGGACATCTGGGCGTGATGCGGGATCCGGGACCGCTGGCCCGGCTGGTGGGCGACCTGTGCGATCAGGCCGACCGGCCGGTGAGGGCGGTGGCGACGCCGAGTCCCAGGTAG
- a CDS encoding TetR/AcrR family transcriptional regulator: MAPRKGQQIFQATLELLATRGYEGLTVEGVAERSGVNKTTIYRWWPSKAALLAAALVETDLLAMETPDTGSLRKDLEALVHGMIALLTQPPAADVAVAALGAAVHHPELATAAQHFFADRLARETAVFDRARRRGELRDTADPMLIMDLLAGAVWLRVVFRGLPLDDDFAAAAVAAVLDGVA, encoded by the coding sequence ATGGCACCGCGCAAGGGACAGCAGATCTTCCAGGCGACGCTCGAACTGCTCGCCACCAGGGGGTACGAGGGGCTGACCGTGGAGGGGGTGGCCGAGCGGTCGGGGGTCAACAAGACCACGATCTACCGGTGGTGGCCCTCCAAGGCGGCGCTGCTCGCCGCCGCGCTGGTCGAGACCGACCTGCTCGCGATGGAGACGCCCGACACCGGCAGCCTGCGAAAGGACCTGGAGGCGCTGGTCCACGGGATGATCGCGCTGCTCACCCAGCCTCCGGCGGCCGACGTCGCGGTGGCGGCACTCGGCGCCGCCGTACACCATCCCGAACTCGCCACGGCGGCCCAGCACTTCTTCGCCGACCGGTTGGCCAGGGAGACCGCCGTCTTCGACCGCGCGAGGCGGCGCGGCGAACTGCGCGACACGGCCGACCCCATGCTGATCATGGATCTGCTCGCCGGCGCGGTGTGGCTCCGCGTGGTCTTCCGGGGGCTCCCCCTCGACGACGACTTCGCCGCGGCGGCGGTGGCGGCGGTCCTCGATGGCGTGGCCTGA
- a CDS encoding helix-turn-helix transcriptional regulator — protein sequence MGWQKEQSVLIGRLVELDRLTAVLDSAAGELAGVALVGGDAGIGKTRLVTELGERARAAGFAVLVGQCAELGDALPYLPLADALRGARGELRAALDARPVLGRLLPESADLGSETTSGLTQQQLFGSMLGFLAAQPVLLILEDLHWADQSTRDLLVFLSRMLQTERVCLVGTYRTDDLHRRHPLRRVLAELKRLPSVTAVELSPLDRGEMADYLAALGGNDAQMISEVLDRAEGNPFYAEELLEAATEGSAMTDGLAGLLLSRAELLSDAAQQVLRGAAVAGRRVDHDLLREASGLEELAFEEAMREIVSRGLLRPSGEYGYAFRHALLQEAVYTDLLPGERIRMHSAFAGLLTARKGAAAELAYHYLAGHDLAEALSASAEAGRRAERLGAPAEAHRHFEQALGLWDRVPEAERLAGTDRVRLVLRTAAAAADMGDNHRAIAQLREIPPSAEASERLAYYLYDSDDVPAAIVAAEAAVAAAPPGTPVLARALATLSRALSWGVRQPEARLLADRALEVARATGASDAEKGAMIVLGSCAEFEGDLARAEELFGAAAVRDSGDLAMDLRAIFQHARIQFERGSMTAAAVAADRGVLLATETGLSWSTYGTDLRFLQFLIHYMAGEWNQARETAAGFGTRVGKTPEAVLSSFALFVEVAMGMPVVEERLTWLRPFWSDSLVAYMSRGLAAEHALWRQEPEPALEHATAVLDATDPADVGNVRISAVALWALADLGRSDGADELLARARRAARPRMGFEGHAWLARAEAEWHRVHGRADVEAWRAVVEGFGAGSVYETARARWRLAEALLVSGDRTSALEEWERAVEAAESLGARPLGAALAELGRRARFTSSQAGPLTSREQEVLALVSEGLPNREIGERLFIAQKTVSVHVSNILGKLGVSSRTQAAAVARREGLL from the coding sequence GTGGGGTGGCAGAAGGAGCAGAGCGTTCTTATCGGGCGGTTGGTGGAGCTCGACCGCCTGACAGCCGTCCTCGACTCGGCCGCCGGTGAGCTGGCCGGGGTGGCCCTCGTGGGCGGTGACGCGGGCATCGGCAAGACCCGGCTGGTGACGGAGCTGGGGGAGCGGGCCAGAGCCGCCGGCTTCGCCGTACTGGTCGGACAGTGCGCCGAGCTCGGCGACGCGCTGCCGTACCTGCCGCTGGCCGACGCCCTGCGCGGCGCGCGGGGAGAGCTGCGCGCCGCACTCGACGCCCGGCCCGTCCTCGGCAGGCTGCTGCCCGAGAGCGCGGACCTCGGCTCGGAGACCACTTCCGGTCTCACCCAGCAGCAGCTCTTCGGCTCGATGCTCGGATTCCTGGCCGCGCAGCCCGTGCTGCTGATCCTGGAGGACCTGCACTGGGCCGACCAGTCCACCCGTGACCTGCTGGTCTTCCTCAGCCGGATGCTGCAGACCGAGCGTGTCTGCCTGGTCGGCACCTACCGGACCGACGATCTTCACCGCCGCCACCCGCTGCGCCGGGTCCTCGCCGAGCTCAAGCGCCTCCCCTCGGTGACGGCCGTCGAGCTGAGTCCGCTCGACCGCGGCGAGATGGCCGACTATCTGGCCGCCCTCGGCGGCAACGACGCTCAGATGATCAGCGAGGTCCTCGATCGCGCCGAGGGCAACCCGTTCTACGCCGAAGAGCTCCTGGAGGCCGCGACCGAGGGCTCCGCGATGACCGACGGTCTGGCGGGCCTGCTGCTCTCCCGCGCGGAGCTGCTCTCCGACGCGGCCCAGCAGGTGCTCCGGGGTGCGGCCGTCGCGGGCCGCCGGGTCGACCACGACCTGCTCCGGGAGGCCTCCGGCCTGGAGGAGCTGGCCTTCGAGGAGGCCATGCGGGAGATCGTCTCGCGCGGGCTGCTCCGTCCCAGCGGGGAGTACGGCTACGCCTTCCGGCACGCCCTGCTCCAGGAGGCCGTCTACACCGACCTGCTGCCAGGTGAGCGGATCCGGATGCATTCGGCGTTCGCCGGCCTGCTCACCGCCCGGAAGGGGGCGGCCGCCGAGCTCGCCTATCACTACCTGGCCGGGCACGACCTCGCCGAAGCCCTGTCCGCCTCGGCCGAGGCCGGGCGGCGGGCCGAGCGTCTCGGCGCGCCCGCCGAGGCGCACCGCCATTTCGAGCAGGCGCTCGGCCTCTGGGACCGGGTCCCCGAGGCCGAGCGCCTCGCCGGGACGGACCGTGTCCGGCTCGTCCTGCGCACCGCCGCCGCGGCGGCCGACATGGGTGACAACCACCGGGCCATCGCCCAGCTCCGGGAGATCCCCCCGTCGGCCGAGGCGAGTGAACGGCTCGCCTACTACCTCTACGACTCCGACGACGTTCCGGCGGCGATCGTGGCCGCCGAGGCGGCTGTGGCCGCGGCCCCTCCCGGGACCCCCGTCCTCGCCAGGGCGCTGGCCACCCTCTCCCGCGCGCTCAGCTGGGGAGTGCGGCAGCCGGAGGCCAGGCTCCTCGCCGACCGCGCGCTGGAGGTCGCCAGGGCCACGGGGGCGAGTGACGCGGAGAAGGGCGCGATGATCGTGCTGGGCTCCTGCGCGGAGTTCGAGGGTGATCTCGCCCGCGCGGAGGAGCTGTTCGGCGCCGCCGCCGTCCGGGACTCCGGCGACCTGGCCATGGACCTGCGCGCGATCTTCCAGCATGCCCGGATTCAGTTCGAGCGCGGCTCCATGACCGCCGCCGCCGTGGCCGCCGACCGGGGTGTCCTGCTGGCGACGGAGACCGGGCTCTCCTGGAGCACGTACGGAACCGACCTGCGGTTCCTCCAGTTCCTGATCCATTACATGGCGGGGGAGTGGAACCAGGCCCGGGAGACGGCCGCCGGATTCGGCACGCGTGTCGGCAAGACCCCCGAGGCCGTTCTCTCCTCCTTTGCGCTGTTCGTCGAGGTCGCCATGGGGATGCCCGTGGTCGAGGAGCGGCTGACCTGGCTCCGGCCGTTCTGGTCGGACTCCCTGGTCGCCTACATGTCCCGGGGGCTGGCCGCCGAACACGCTCTGTGGCGACAGGAGCCGGAGCCGGCCCTGGAACACGCGACCGCCGTTCTCGACGCCACCGACCCCGCCGACGTGGGCAACGTCCGCATCAGCGCGGTCGCGCTGTGGGCGCTGGCCGATCTGGGCCGCTCCGACGGCGCCGACGAGCTGCTCGCCCGCGCGCGGCGGGCGGCCCGGCCCAGGATGGGCTTCGAAGGGCACGCCTGGCTGGCGCGGGCGGAGGCCGAGTGGCATCGCGTGCACGGCCGTGCCGACGTCGAGGCGTGGCGGGCGGTGGTGGAGGGGTTCGGTGCCGGGTCCGTCTACGAGACCGCGCGTGCCCGTTGGCGGCTGGCCGAGGCGTTGCTCGTCTCGGGCGACCGCACCTCGGCGCTGGAGGAGTGGGAGCGCGCGGTCGAGGCCGCCGAGTCGTTGGGCGCCCGGCCGCTGGGCGCCGCCCTGGCGGAGCTGGGCCGCCGGGCCCGGTTCACCTCGAGTCAGGCGGGGCCGCTCACCAGCCGCGAGCAGGAGGTGCTCGCACTGGTGTCTGAGGGGCTGCCCAACCGTGAGATCGGCGAGCGGCTGTTCATCGCGCAGAAGACGGTGAGTGTGCACGTCTCCAACATCCTCGGCAAGCTCGGCGTCTCCTCCCGCACCCAGGCCGCCGCCGTGGCTCGCAGGGAGGGCCTGCTGTAG
- a CDS encoding Rid family detoxifying hydrolase, whose protein sequence is MSGKQELLTDEGAAPIGAYSQGLVVGDFVYTSGAGPLDPTTGEVVGTDVAEQTHQVMRNLGAILAVHGLGFDDVVKSTVHLQHLKRDFAAYNEVYKSYFTKPYPVRTTVGSDLMDILVEIDFVAYKPR, encoded by the coding sequence ATGAGCGGCAAGCAGGAGTTGCTGACCGACGAGGGAGCGGCGCCGATCGGCGCCTACTCGCAGGGCCTCGTGGTCGGCGACTTCGTCTACACCTCGGGTGCGGGTCCGCTGGACCCCACGACCGGCGAGGTCGTCGGGACCGACGTGGCCGAGCAGACCCACCAGGTGATGCGCAACCTCGGCGCGATCCTCGCCGTCCACGGTCTGGGTTTCGACGACGTGGTGAAGTCGACCGTCCATCTGCAGCATCTCAAGCGTGACTTCGCCGCTTACAACGAGGTCTACAAGTCCTATTTCACCAAGCCGTACCCGGTCCGCACGACCGTCGGCTCCGACTTGATGGACATCCTGGTCGAGATCGACTTCGTGGCATACAAGCCGCGTTAG